A DNA window from Bacteroides cellulosilyticus contains the following coding sequences:
- a CDS encoding RagB/SusD family nutrient uptake outer membrane protein: protein MRKLYIPVIILMILTSCEDYLNVNSPSTFDKDYIFNSESEIATAVNGMYVPMVSGKGWVGNIAQKMLFNTDVEFTTVTTSSNLKESAFEPSAGDISSYGSIWTGMYDGVNRTNDVIEGIEQSPLFEAADKTKPSRVMHYYGEAKVLRAMYYLELVRNWGDVPYRRKPAGNKDELFIGATDRDIILADMINDLIEVEPVMWYAEESDRGVEAASREFCQGLIARMALYRGGWTLRPDYSNPAAIGSMQRNDDWQKYYEIAEKYAGKVINEGKHSLNRSFRQLWVDECSWVVPVNDDNIFDVPAKVGGSGELGYSWGTYIVSQKNSEGQNASNAPHGYSSGGSKLALTYMLSFDHKDLRRDLTCEMFRYENSGMTNIVQKPIAALTVYCGKWNRLFMATPLGSTSNKGTGINYTYMRYADVLLMYAEAANENHNGPTAQAKEALKKVRNRAFAAEDQAEMVDAYVDKLTSKEDFFDAIVKERAWELGGEKHRRYDLARWNLYGKTLYNLYFDWITLGKVARTKQYENASTAFEEPTYDERFNSYPAVAYYRMVNAVNPPAVCVSQTIDWYKEGGKSSYDESFESYPSKAPTGYTLINMCNQYCTQVKNTSNPRQWVPAPAVLFSFYGYINESNAATVNPEVDPVRYLLPIPPDALSSHQGLLKNYYGY from the coding sequence ATGAGAAAACTTTATATTCCAGTTATCATATTGATGATACTTACATCTTGTGAAGATTACCTGAATGTAAACTCTCCTTCCACTTTTGATAAAGATTATATCTTTAACAGCGAATCGGAGATTGCCACGGCTGTCAATGGTATGTATGTACCGATGGTCAGCGGTAAGGGGTGGGTAGGTAACATAGCCCAGAAGATGCTGTTCAATACGGATGTTGAGTTCACTACGGTCACCACGTCGTCCAATCTGAAAGAGAGTGCTTTCGAACCGAGTGCAGGTGATATCAGTTCGTATGGCAGCATCTGGACAGGTATGTATGACGGAGTAAACCGGACGAATGACGTGATAGAAGGTATCGAGCAAAGTCCCTTGTTTGAGGCTGCCGATAAAACCAAACCTTCCCGGGTGATGCACTATTATGGTGAAGCGAAAGTTTTGCGTGCCATGTATTATCTGGAATTAGTGAGAAACTGGGGAGACGTGCCTTATAGGAGGAAACCGGCGGGAAACAAGGATGAACTGTTTATCGGTGCAACCGACCGTGACATTATATTGGCGGATATGATCAATGATCTTATTGAAGTCGAGCCGGTGATGTGGTATGCGGAAGAATCGGACAGGGGAGTGGAAGCTGCTTCAAGAGAGTTTTGCCAGGGATTGATTGCCCGCATGGCATTGTATAGAGGAGGATGGACTCTGCGTCCGGATTACTCGAACCCTGCTGCTATCGGTTCAATGCAGCGCAATGATGACTGGCAGAAATACTATGAAATAGCTGAAAAATATGCAGGCAAAGTAATTAATGAAGGCAAACACTCGCTGAATCGTTCATTCCGTCAGCTTTGGGTGGACGAATGTAGCTGGGTCGTTCCGGTGAATGATGATAATATTTTCGATGTACCGGCAAAGGTAGGTGGTTCCGGAGAGTTGGGATATTCTTGGGGAACCTATATCGTTTCGCAGAAGAATTCGGAAGGACAGAATGCATCCAATGCTCCGCACGGATATTCTTCGGGAGGTTCAAAACTGGCGCTTACTTATATGCTGTCATTTGATCATAAAGACTTGCGCCGCGACCTTACGTGCGAGATGTTCCGTTATGAAAATTCGGGAATGACTAATATCGTACAGAAACCTATAGCTGCCCTTACGGTTTATTGCGGGAAATGGAACCGCCTGTTTATGGCAACCCCTTTGGGCAGCACTTCCAATAAAGGTACTGGAATAAACTACACTTATATGCGATATGCAGACGTACTGCTAATGTACGCCGAAGCTGCCAATGAAAACCATAACGGGCCTACGGCACAAGCGAAAGAAGCCCTGAAGAAAGTTCGCAACCGTGCTTTCGCGGCAGAAGATCAGGCGGAGATGGTAGACGCCTATGTCGATAAACTTACTTCTAAAGAAGATTTCTTTGATGCGATAGTGAAGGAACGCGCTTGGGAATTGGGAGGTGAGAAGCATAGACGTTATGACCTGGCACGTTGGAATCTGTACGGAAAAACCCTCTATAACCTCTATTTCGACTGGATTACTTTAGGAAAAGTAGCCCGCACCAAGCAATATGAGAATGCGTCCACTGCGTTTGAAGAGCCGACTTATGATGAGCGTTTCAATTCCTATCCGGCTGTGGCTTATTACAGAATGGTTAATGCCGTGAATCCGCCTGCCGTCTGTGTGTCGCAAACCATAGACTGGTATAAAGAAGGAGGCAAGAGCTCTTATGATGAGTCTTTTGAATCATATCCTTCAAAAGCACCTACAGGATACACACTTATAAATATGTGCAACCAGTATTGCACGCAGGTCAAGAATACTTCGAATCCGCGTCAGTGGGTACCTGCCCCTGCCGTACTGTTCTCATTCTATGGGTATATCAACGAATCGAATGCGGCAACAGTGAATCCGGAAGTCGATCCTGTCCGTTACCTATTGCCTATACCGCCCGATGCATTGTCGAGCCATCAGGGACTATTGAAGAATTATTATGGATATTAA
- a CDS encoding fibronectin type III domain-containing protein translates to MKKLLIYLIPVLAFCLLNITSCKDDAEDLPRLFRPSFIASSCFAEGNSITLAWRTSGEATSYTVELSRDQTFQSEPAATQTVNSGKCTFAGLRYETGYYARVRANNESLNIISNWTEYSSLITTLTRVIPKVLYALDEHQITENSAVIEWRVSEQNPVDGVSIWQQGNGTDEKHFDLSGSEIASGKYVISGLTPRTSYYVALTNSKAPEGAEKYNRQKFTTAGMPSGAVLVTDGVDLLSKIKEGMDDDSQSSLIFQLKNGVDYYLSANGLPESSTGDIKLTKSIAFLANPGDRPTLYIRKGGFIIKPEVNKIPEIEYFIVENVNVKEPIVSGGSGGSKTRLLNISKHDAGTDITIDRFEIRNSDIVLPSTVLMMSDASEGMTTINHIRIDNCLVTGINDTKYVTKQFGFIHAINKGSNVWNDVAVTNSTFYEFYISPGVFGVLTADVPVSANAKVSISNCTFYNWATSKSSYTAIGDFSKLSVALPLSVNACVFGYSAGKALVPGQTNLTGKNNYCTTDFEQAADTGLTLIDLGMSDSSFFRNAKDGDFTIINTESTVYTQEYGDPRWITVSEY, encoded by the coding sequence ATGAAAAAGTTATTGATATATTTGATACCTGTATTGGCATTTTGTCTATTGAATATTACTTCATGCAAGGATGATGCGGAAGATCTGCCCCGCTTGTTCAGGCCTTCCTTCATAGCCTCCTCCTGTTTTGCGGAAGGTAATTCGATTACCCTTGCCTGGAGAACATCCGGAGAAGCGACCTCTTATACGGTGGAGCTTTCACGCGACCAGACTTTCCAGTCGGAACCCGCTGCAACGCAGACGGTAAACAGCGGTAAGTGCACTTTTGCAGGGTTGCGCTATGAAACAGGTTATTATGCCCGAGTAAGAGCAAATAATGAGAGCTTGAATATTATTTCAAACTGGACGGAATATTCTTCTCTTATCACCACTTTGACGCGTGTCATACCCAAAGTACTTTATGCATTGGATGAACATCAGATAACGGAGAATTCGGCTGTGATAGAGTGGAGGGTTTCTGAGCAGAATCCTGTGGATGGTGTTTCCATCTGGCAACAGGGAAATGGAACGGATGAAAAGCATTTTGATTTGTCCGGATCGGAAATAGCTTCAGGTAAGTATGTAATTTCAGGTTTGACTCCCCGTACATCCTACTATGTTGCATTGACCAATAGTAAAGCTCCCGAAGGTGCGGAAAAGTACAACCGGCAGAAATTCACAACAGCCGGTATGCCTTCCGGTGCCGTACTGGTGACGGACGGCGTTGACTTACTGTCGAAGATAAAGGAGGGAATGGATGATGACAGCCAATCAAGTTTGATCTTTCAATTGAAAAATGGGGTTGATTATTATCTGTCGGCAAACGGACTTCCCGAAAGTAGCACCGGTGACATCAAACTGACGAAAAGCATTGCATTCTTGGCTAATCCCGGAGACCGTCCTACGCTCTATATACGTAAAGGTGGCTTTATCATTAAACCGGAAGTGAATAAGATTCCTGAAATCGAATATTTTATTGTTGAGAATGTGAATGTCAAAGAACCAATCGTGTCCGGTGGAAGTGGTGGTAGTAAAACACGCTTGTTGAATATCAGCAAACATGATGCCGGAACTGATATCACGATAGATCGTTTTGAAATCCGCAACTCCGATATTGTCCTTCCTTCTACCGTTCTGATGATGAGCGATGCCAGCGAAGGAATGACGACCATCAACCATATCCGGATCGATAACTGTCTGGTTACCGGAATCAATGACACCAAATATGTGACGAAACAATTCGGATTCATACACGCCATCAATAAAGGCTCCAATGTCTGGAATGATGTTGCTGTAACGAACTCCACCTTCTATGAGTTTTATATCTCGCCGGGCGTCTTTGGAGTGCTTACTGCTGATGTACCGGTTTCGGCTAACGCTAAGGTTTCTATCTCGAATTGTACATTCTATAATTGGGCTACAAGCAAGTCGTCGTATACGGCAATTGGCGATTTCTCAAAACTGTCTGTGGCATTGCCGTTATCCGTTAATGCCTGTGTGTTTGGATATAGTGCAGGAAAAGCGCTGGTTCCGGGACAAACCAACCTGACGGGAAAGAATAATTATTGTACCACAGACTTTGAACAAGCGGCCGATACGGGACTGACGTTGATAGATCTGGGCATGTCGGATTCTTCATTTTTCAGGAATGCCAAAGATGGTGACTTTACGATTATCAATACCGAGTCTACGGTTTATACTCAGGAATATGGTGACCCGCGCTGGATAACGGTTTCCGAATACTAA
- a CDS encoding glycoside hydrolase family 105 protein, translated as MKKIYTYLIFSFALLCSTSLIAQTNEKARETAVMIADRILKSTTYDFVDKKSGKTYTSLKNVPLNKNVKVQSKYLDWHYTNGVTNIALMELGDKLGTSKYENYVLKNMNFIFDDANQDYFHRLYDQTLEQEGWRAVNHVNWHMIYRNKRLDDNGPMGASLIVLNRRHPEQAFQKYIDQTDHHLMVSEPRLADGTIARLWPHVNTIWADDAFMALSFLVRMGEATGDAKYFDDAANQILNYTRYLWCPEKGLYYHCYHTDNKAHGVAHWSRANGWVFMATADLLARMPADHPMREDVIRNFRMQADGLIRYQDANGLWHQLLDKEDSYEEITGTAMFVFGIARGVKQGWLHPDYIYVAWEGLKGMFTKITPEGDVTAICAGTGIMPALSFYYNRPQWKNDPMGEGPVLRALVEMIDAPKYTEIKAEQQYDKIK; from the coding sequence ATGAAAAAGATATATACTTATTTGATCTTCTCATTCGCCCTGCTGTGCAGCACTTCATTGATTGCGCAGACCAATGAGAAAGCCAGAGAAACTGCTGTAATGATTGCCGACCGCATTCTGAAGTCAACAACCTATGATTTTGTAGATAAGAAAAGCGGCAAGACCTATACATCGCTCAAAAACGTACCTTTAAATAAGAATGTGAAAGTACAAAGCAAATACCTGGATTGGCATTACACAAACGGAGTCACTAACATAGCTCTGATGGAGTTGGGAGATAAATTAGGTACTTCGAAGTACGAGAACTATGTTCTGAAGAACATGAATTTCATTTTCGACGATGCAAACCAGGACTACTTCCATCGCCTGTACGACCAAACATTGGAGCAGGAAGGTTGGAGAGCCGTGAACCATGTGAATTGGCACATGATTTACCGGAATAAACGTCTGGATGATAATGGTCCTATGGGCGCCAGTCTGATTGTGCTCAACCGCCGTCATCCGGAACAGGCTTTCCAGAAGTATATCGACCAGACCGATCATCACCTGATGGTGTCCGAACCTCGTCTTGCCGATGGCACTATTGCCCGGTTATGGCCGCATGTCAATACCATTTGGGCCGATGATGCCTTTATGGCCCTATCTTTTCTGGTCAGGATGGGAGAGGCGACAGGTGATGCTAAATACTTTGATGATGCAGCCAATCAGATATTGAACTATACCCGCTACTTGTGGTGCCCTGAAAAAGGATTGTACTATCATTGCTATCACACGGATAATAAAGCGCATGGCGTTGCCCATTGGTCCAGGGCAAACGGATGGGTTTTCATGGCTACTGCCGATTTGCTGGCACGAATGCCCGCCGACCATCCGATGCGTGAAGATGTCATCCGGAACTTCCGTATGCAGGCGGACGGACTGATTCGTTATCAGGATGCGAACGGATTGTGGCATCAGCTTCTGGATAAGGAAGATTCCTATGAAGAAATCACGGGAACCGCCATGTTCGTCTTCGGCATTGCCAGAGGGGTGAAACAAGGGTGGCTGCATCCCGACTATATCTATGTGGCATGGGAAGGGTTGAAAGGCATGTTCACTAAGATTACTCCAGAGGGTGATGTAACGGCTATCTGTGCAGGTACAGGTATAATGCCCGCTTTGTCATTCTACTATAACCGTCCCCAGTGGAAGAATGATCCGATGGGAGAGGGGCCGGTGCTGAGGGCATTGGTGGAAATGATAGATGCACCCAAGTATACGGAAATCAAGGCCGAACAGCAATACGATAAAATCAAGTGA
- a CDS encoding RNA polymerase sigma-70 factor: MQRKTPQTSDIEDETLFAKVERGDVEAFTAVYNKYHKLLYALAYRYLMSSAMAEDAVQHVFTRFWEFRSELRVGISLRNYLITMTKNHILNVIRNENTALTKNYEIAQGTPAYEDTLVDSLEKKELMSIFYKAVDMLPPQKREICLMKVREALSNQEIADRLKLSINTIKTHYSDALKLLRIHLGKLLIFVTYLTLLRYLSVYLTV; this comes from the coding sequence ATGCAGCGTAAAACCCCGCAAACATCTGATATTGAAGATGAAACACTTTTTGCTAAAGTGGAGCGGGGAGATGTAGAGGCATTTACTGCGGTTTACAATAAATATCACAAACTGCTTTATGCATTGGCCTATCGCTATTTGATGAGTTCCGCGATGGCAGAAGACGCTGTGCAGCACGTATTTACCCGTTTCTGGGAATTCCGTTCGGAGCTTCGGGTGGGCATCAGCCTGAGAAACTACCTGATAACAATGACTAAAAATCATATACTCAATGTGATACGCAATGAGAATACTGCCCTTACCAAGAATTATGAGATAGCCCAAGGTACCCCTGCTTACGAAGATACCCTTGTTGACAGTCTGGAAAAGAAAGAACTGATGTCCATCTTTTATAAGGCAGTCGATATGCTGCCGCCCCAGAAGCGGGAAATCTGCCTGATGAAAGTGCGTGAAGCACTCTCCAACCAGGAGATAGCCGACCGCCTGAAACTCTCGATCAATACAATCAAAACCCATTATTCCGATGCGCTGAAACTGTTGCGCATCCATCTGGGAAAATTGCTAATTTTTGTTACGTACCTCACCTTGTTAAGGTATTTAAGTGTCTATTTAACAGTATGA
- a CDS encoding polysaccharide lyase: MRYATIGILLLAWVLLACDEKEEVSGPSVPFPDYGEVLAFPGAEGYGRNAVGGRRGEVYHVTTLADLGKGSLRDAVSKPGRIVVFDVAGIIRLQSPLAFSKNLTIAAQTAPGDGIVIYGNHVSFSGADNVICRYLRIRMGVNGKDGKDAAGVAYGANMIFDHMSVTWGRDECFSINGDPKKPGDQPRNITIQNSFIGQGLQPHSCGGLIQTTAENGVTLYRNLYIDNKTRNPKVKGLNQFVNNIVYNWGNGGAYIMGDTEQTSEADIRNNYFIVGATLNYDGKTLGSTAPFTRYNKHFRAHLSGNYYDENKDGVLNGRELTREDCTKRKQESGTEVVITPTFLDKPSDVHPTIEGLMTARDAYEWIVQHGGASLPARDQVDSYLVEELTSLGKKGGIILTEMDLPTQGPGEIKLGTKPLDTDNDGMPDDFEDTYGLDKNDPSDAMKIASNGYTNIENYIFLINK; encoded by the coding sequence ATGAGATATGCTACAATTGGAATACTTCTTCTGGCATGGGTTCTGCTAGCCTGCGATGAAAAAGAGGAGGTTTCCGGTCCGTCTGTTCCTTTCCCTGATTATGGAGAAGTACTTGCTTTTCCGGGAGCAGAAGGGTACGGGCGCAATGCGGTAGGCGGAAGACGTGGCGAGGTTTATCACGTCACTACGCTTGCTGACTTGGGAAAAGGCTCTTTGCGTGATGCGGTGAGTAAACCCGGAAGAATCGTTGTTTTTGATGTTGCGGGAATCATTCGCCTGCAATCCCCGCTTGCTTTTTCCAAGAATCTGACTATTGCTGCACAAACGGCTCCCGGTGACGGAATTGTCATTTATGGAAATCATGTTTCTTTTTCCGGGGCCGACAATGTCATTTGCCGCTATCTGCGCATACGGATGGGGGTGAACGGGAAAGACGGTAAAGATGCCGCCGGTGTCGCTTACGGAGCGAATATGATTTTTGATCACATGTCGGTCACCTGGGGACGTGATGAATGTTTTTCCATCAATGGAGATCCGAAGAAACCGGGCGATCAGCCCCGGAATATAACTATCCAGAACTCCTTTATAGGGCAAGGCCTGCAACCACATTCTTGCGGAGGACTTATCCAGACTACGGCTGAAAATGGAGTGACCTTATACCGTAACCTGTATATCGACAACAAAACCCGTAATCCGAAAGTGAAAGGCCTGAATCAGTTTGTAAATAACATCGTTTACAACTGGGGTAATGGCGGTGCTTATATCATGGGTGATACGGAACAGACTTCCGAAGCCGATATCCGGAATAACTATTTCATAGTAGGTGCTACTTTAAATTATGATGGGAAAACGCTGGGATCCACCGCTCCCTTCACGCGCTATAACAAACATTTCCGTGCCCATTTATCCGGTAACTATTATGATGAAAATAAAGATGGAGTGTTGAATGGTCGCGAACTGACCCGTGAAGATTGCACGAAACGGAAACAAGAGTCTGGCACTGAAGTCGTGATAACTCCTACTTTTCTGGATAAACCGTCGGATGTGCATCCCACTATCGAAGGCTTGATGACCGCTCGGGATGCTTACGAGTGGATTGTGCAGCATGGCGGAGCTTCATTACCCGCCCGTGACCAGGTAGATAGCTATCTTGTTGAAGAATTAACTTCATTGGGTAAGAAAGGAGGAATCATTCTCACGGAGATGGACCTGCCTACACAAGGCCCCGGTGAAATAAAGTTGGGGACCAAACCACTGGATACGGATAATGATGGTATGCCCGACGACTTTGAAGATACATACGGACTTGATAAAAATGATCCGTCCGATGCTATGAAGATAGCTTCCAACGGATATACTAATATTGAAAACTACATATTCCTGATAAACAAATGA
- a CDS encoding DUF2490 domain-containing protein, giving the protein MLKKYSVLRGFVILCVGLLVFCLPPLQAQDSDFVTWNKMKARHDVSSKVELYGDVEMRTRDALDEIDRWGFGVGTSVLLLPFLKAEGGYEYHYRNRGEDGWKSRHRYHAGVSFTLKKRQWTFTLRERFQHTFDGHGADEFRLRTRLKAAYKVTTWSPYVSLEQYHGLGKDEWFHASRFRARGGVEAKLSSSWSADVFYCYQHESDLDRHILGWELIYRF; this is encoded by the coding sequence ATGCTAAAGAAATATTCTGTATTACGGGGATTTGTCATATTGTGTGTAGGACTGCTTGTCTTCTGTCTGCCTCCTTTGCAGGCACAGGACAGTGATTTCGTGACTTGGAACAAGATGAAAGCCCGGCACGATGTATCTTCCAAAGTGGAACTTTACGGAGATGTCGAGATGCGTACCCGTGACGCACTGGATGAGATAGACCGTTGGGGCTTCGGCGTAGGTACTTCTGTTCTTCTTCTTCCGTTTCTAAAAGCTGAGGGCGGTTACGAATACCACTACCGCAACCGTGGTGAAGACGGCTGGAAATCCCGGCACCGTTACCATGCGGGCGTCTCTTTCACTCTCAAAAAACGACAATGGACGTTCACCCTGCGCGAACGTTTCCAGCATACTTTCGACGGACACGGAGCGGATGAATTCCGTCTCCGCACCCGCTTGAAAGCGGCCTATAAGGTAACTACATGGTCACCGTATGTTTCTTTAGAGCAATATCACGGCCTGGGCAAAGATGAATGGTTTCATGCCTCCCGCTTCCGTGCCCGCGGTGGGGTGGAAGCTAAACTGTCGTCCTCCTGGTCGGCAGATGTTTTCTATTGCTACCAGCACGAGAGTGATCTGGACAGGCATATTCTAGGGTGGGAGTTGATTTACCGGTTCTGA